The genomic segment GTACCATATAGGTGTGGGGGATGTGTCTTCACACCTGGTTTCATGCAGcactgtgttttttcttttcttttttttttctgtcgagtcacatgatcatttaAAGACAGCCTGTGAAATGCGTGTTTCGTATGTGTGTCTGTTGGGAGGTAAGGGGTTGTGTTCTGGAATGAGCAATGTAGGTGTTAGGTTTCCTCCTCAGCTGAGTGAGGACGTGAAGGATCGAGCGTTCCCAGATTGACCATACTGAGACGCACTTCATTCAGGCATTTTGAGTgtgttatttacttatttatttatttaatcccaTGTACTTTATTAGTTAGCACCATCATTTTAGATATAAGCTGCTTCCAAATATGCCTATTTCCCTACCACATAGTAGATGAAAAACAGTGTGCGAAAAGAGTAGCATGTCCAAATTCACAATATTCATACCTGTTGACTTTACAAATTGTTACAGAGAAAAACTGGTCATCATAAACTTAACAACAAGGAtcacacactaccagactttcaaGTTGTCCTGCAAATCTGTGCAAAAGTCATGTCATGTATGAAGCGTGAAATACTACTTTTGTTTTATCAATTTACAATCTTAGTGCATATCACTATTTACTGggctgcattattattatttttaatctgaTCTGATTTTTTTCCCTAAGTAAAcaattattgtttgtttgatgctaaaCGGATGAAGAatgcctgaaaaaaaaaaaaaaatggtttattcATACAAAGATACTTGtatttttttggttgttgttgtttggcCATTTTGCTTCCACATTTGTTGTGAGGTGAGATGTTGTTATATGAGTAGTgggggtttttttctttctttttttttttttttaagaaattatatataaaaagtccCATCgcgtcaaaataaataaataaattgaatgcTGATCCACGATGTGTAAGATAATAAAATGTTGGTTTCAAAATTTAggtttaaaaaatggttttatttttataattcttTGTAATCATAAATTCTATAactctataataataatattgtgcatAATCTGTGCTATTACGTCCACTGCAGCCTCATCAATAGGGCATGTATGCGCAGTGTTTCCCACACGTTGGTTTATTTGTGGCGGTCCGCCATAAGTACCTACCGCCCGCTGCCATCAGCCCCCGCATCTCACACACGAGCGCGACTTTAGCACCATATTTAGCAATTTTCGGACCCTTTCGGCGGCTTTTTTTCCATAACGGGTACatactgacaaacctagcgacttTTTGGAAAAAAACCTTAGCTAacgttcagttggaagatgtctcCAGCAGGGGCGaggccagaaatgtttaagtgggtgggccgaCATAAAACCGGGTGGGCAAGATACGTGTAAGAAAACTGcataattgacctatcggtaagcccctcccctcgaacgcagactagccaatggcagtcgagtatcagttgcagggggagcggaactcgtctcggacatctttaggtttcagcgccatagagaaacattggaggatccgaagctcgcatcggttttatgcttcaaaaatggcaaaacgatgtgcctggggtacttgtaacactgattccaggtatcctgagaggaagGGCGATATcacttattttattacatttcctgaatccaaacaaaacagagcaaaatgtccctaagtattcaccccaatacaaatgaagacaaaaactttcattttctggttgtcatacactcattaagttacagttttcatctgctcaagcagaacgttaatgctatcttgtgctttagcaaggtatctctggctaaaactagccaacgttaaagttaatgagtccatgctaacgtacaaactTAAATAGCGGACtcttctcgcgtcttgtacagtgtaggtcaaaaacacacaaacgaaggtctacatttcagtgcctctccatattaagctggttaaatgtacattaatttaatcgttcCCTGccatacatgaacagtgttgatcctgcatgttgttaTCCGCGATCGTGATGGCCGAtggtaatatgagacttctcccgcttgcattgtgatctgtaaaccctcgcttcgagttacccaccatatttatttttaaatattttataaatccctccatggaatatttaattcccatttggtggccttctgtgtccaaaaacatcgtgggacaaggttttcacactgcagctgtcattgtaagacagtgagcaactcagTTTGTTTGcctgagggagcaacagtaactaaggggggcggggcttaccgataggtcaattgccAAAAGAAAATACAGCACAAATGTTCAATGCACAACTTCTaaagcattaattaacattaattttaatttcaacattttctaataattattaaaataaaattttatctgTTAACATTCGTACCTGAGCTAACAAAAagttgtagcctatttttattaactaacctttaaaattaattaatactgtaacaaatgtatttcccattgttaatgttagttaatgcattacctAACCTAAGTTTATTCTAAAGCATTACATTAGTCTGAGACAACGGAGCTTCGCAGATGATCTTATAATCAGTCTCTGTCAGATCGCGTTCAAAGGAGATCGAGTAAACCAATACCGCAGAAATGTGCGCAGCTgcaaatatgcagtttgttgtggaGAGGAGTATGTAGCACAACGTTTATGTGCTTCTTTCTACAAAGCACGCATCTATTTAGTGGTTCAAACACTGTACTGTAGCTAATATGATGCTTAAACACACAAAGTTTCCAATCTAAATCCATCACCCGGTGGTCTGGTTTCATTTGTAGGCGGTCTGGATTCAGTGCTAAGACTTAAGTTTAATTTGGGATATCCaatatttttaaagactgaTTGAGGTTTTTTTCACTATTTTCAAattcaacattattttaaaacgtGCGCATTTTACTATGTTCTTACGTCGTAAACATAAATGTGGGTGGGACTAACTGAATCGTCACTGACGAATCATCATTTTTGACAAGGGTATGCTATATGCACATATAGGAAGAAAACTCacgttaaatatattttaaagtaaatatatgaaGTTATAGGGAAACTatacctttattattattatcgtttaataaatatcattcaTTTGGAAAAGTACCAACTTCTCATTGGGTGGCCCACCCGTAGCTTCGCCACTGGTCTCCAGTACTGCCCCGTCTGCCGAGGTCTGACTCTCCCGGCGCAGTATCGCCTCTCTcggcgtctgttctgtgcagtgaGCGGCAGAGAAGCAGCGCATTCAGTTGGCCGTAACGCAGCCGACTTGtcaataaatcatttacaaaacaacgTTTCCAAGCACCTGTCGCTTACTGACTGTTTGgacttttaaatatgaacataacattttaaatatgaacatggagacgggtaggtttaagggtggagacaggtaggtttaggtaaatgtaaggtgggaggagttggatctagatccagccacaccccctggatcttgtgttctgcagtgaggaccatctccaaaatcctgtgggaaacactgatgCGCAAATACCTGATCTGTTTACCAGAAGCAAACTAACCCTCGAAAATATTTTATGATCATATCCTGCTCCAAAGCTGATCATGTTGATATGGCTACTGAAATACTCTGAAGGTTTTTGGAAGCACTGTACGAGGTAAACTTATCCGAGAAGTCACTTAACCTGTCTGGAATATCTCCCAGATGTCTTTAGAAATGCATTCCATGGGCTCTTCTACACCCTAATTGGAAAGTTCAGTTCTCTCATTATAGCATGTAAAATCAGATGCCATGAAATAGCCCTCAGCAATTCCTGCAGGGGGGAATGCATTCGGTGTTGCAGTAGATGTGTACCTCAACATGGTTGCTTtgtatgttttagttttgtatgttttactAAATCTGTCAGGCTATAATCAAAGACCAAAACTGAAACTTCAACAAAACCAGGCTCACAAAATGGCtgcattcattctttcattttgtGAAAGGTGAGTGAGTTTAGCCGCATGGGTCAAAAGTGTAGCAGGACTGTAGTTAAGCCCCTCTTTCTTTTAACGAGCATTGTTTGAAAGTGTTATTGTGTGGAAGTCAAAGCCTTTTGAGTCGAAATGTTTTAATGAGCTTTATAATGGGGATTCAATGCGTCTGGTGATTTCATGTGAACAAGATTATCCTTCGGCCAGTACAGCCGACCAGCATTGGCATTACAGACGTGGAATTAGCTGACTAATTGTATCTGATTAGGTGTACATTTCacatatttacatgtgtggCTGTGCCATTATGACGAAGTTGGAGGGTCTAGTTGTACAGTAAATGGCTTCCATGgatttaaagggaaagttcacccaaaattctgtcattaatcactcaccctcatatcgttccacatctgtaagaccttcgttcatctttggaacacaaattaagatttttaatgaagtccgagagctttctgaccctgcatagacagaaacacaactgacacattcaagacccagaaatgtagtaagaACATCGATACAAAAAAAGTTCATGTGACATCAGCAGTGCTGGGGAGTtattagttacatgtaacagtgttaagtaatttgattacaaaataaatgtaactgtaatctgttaaAAATGTGTAGttagattacagttacttatgaaaatgttaacaattacaaagatggttacatctgaatacttattttattaatatttgctatttcttgttatgatttttaaatctgtatttaacgtTTGTGGTGGCTATGCTTTAAAATTGCATTGTCAtaatcttgattcaagaatgaaGAATTTTGAAAGTCGGTGTttgagtactactgtaaggttaaccctacctggtttaaatgtttgaaaattagtaacagttgaaaacattttgttagaaatttagaaaagtaatcagttatattactttaataaagtaattgaaatacttacactacttattacattttaaattgggtaattgtaacctattacatttccaaagtaaccttcccaacactggacatcagtggttcaaccgtaatgttatgaagctatgagaatactttttgtgcacaaagaaaacaaaaataagtttattcaactttttttttctcttccttGACCAGTGTGTTTATTAACTAAATGAGCAAGTTGATGATTTGTAATTGACAACATGTGAAAATGGAAAAGGTGGTTTTCTaaggtgtttttcttttttgtttttctatctGTCTAGTGGCTAAATGCGAGTTCTTCAACGCCGGTGGCAGCGTGAAGGACAGAATCAGTCTGCGAATGGTAGAGGACGCTGAGAGAGACGGCATCCTGAAACCTGGAGACACCATCATTGAGCCCACGTCAGGAAACACAGGTGTGTATCTGCACTATTAGGCATTATAATGTTTATTctcattttagtatttattttgaaagcaaGCACTGAATGTTCTGTGCTGAGGAAGAACCTCTGCTCCATTTGGTTTAATTCAGGCACTGGAATGCTGGAGAACCAGTTGTCATTTGCCATCTAGTTTGGCACCAAGAATGACTGTGCAAATACAATCAGCCAAGTGTTATTCAACATCTAACTCTTACTAACCAATGAAGTGTAGATTATTGATGTCAGAAAGTGGTACAGACTGTGTGACTGTCATGTGTGTTTTCAGGGATTGGTCTTGCTCTGGCAGCAGCAGTCAAAGGTTATCGCTGCATCATTGTCATGCCTGAGAAGATGAGCATGGAAAAGGTGAGATAATAAAGATAAATATCGTGTGGGAGTAAATCCACCTGATATTTGTGGTGCGTTTGAATGTGCATTTTCATAGTCATGTGTTTTGTGTCCTCACATGCTCCCAGGTGGACGTGCTCCGTGCTCTCGGTGCTGAGATTGTTCGTACCCCTACCTCAGCCCGGTTTGACTCTCCTGAGTCTCACGTGGGGGTGGCTTGGCGTTTGAAGAATGAGATTCCTAACGCTCACATTCTGGACCAGTACCGCAATCCCAGCAATCCCCTGGCCCACTATGACACCACTGCAGAGGAGATTCTGGAGCAGTGTGACGGTAAATTAAAACCTTTGTGGTTTTGTCAAAATTAAACATTCACCTCTCCCTTTTCAGTTATTTGAAAAAGCTCATCAGTTGCTTTCAGCTGACCAGTGGTTCTCCACCAGGGGGCCCCAATAAATCttcaaattatttacattttgttgtaaattattaacaattatcttaaagggttagttcacccattTCTcagcctcatgtcgttccaaaatcgtaagaccttcattcatcttcagaacacaaattcagTATCAgtgttgtttatgttcagtaGAAAGCATGTGCACGTTGAACGTAAACAACTCTGATTATGTTAATTACGTTCTGGGGCACTCTCCAAAACTCTGCaactcggggagaagaattgttgaataaattgttattattgttttcttcgCGCACAAAATGTGTTCTCGTAGCCTCGTAAAATtctggttgaaccactgatgtcacatggactattttaccgatgtccttactacatttctggaccttgatcgtgtaaggacccttgctgtctatggagctctcagatttaatcaaaaaatgtcttattgtgtgttccgaagatgaacgaaggtcttatgggtttggaacgacatcaggataagtaattaatgacagaattttcatttttgggtgaactaaccctttaattaaactgctgcaaaacaaaaataaaaatgtccaacatttaaaatatcatcttttttttAAGCTGACAGGTTGAATAGGCATTTGAATATTGACCAGTAGGTCAAGAATAACTGCTTATGAATAATGTTGGtgcgtttttttttattttttatttttttatcgtCTGTAGGTAAAATAGACATGCTGGTGGCCGGAGCTGGCACTGGTGGCACCATCACTGGCATCGCTCGCAAGCTGAAGGAGAAATGCCCTAATATCAAAGTGAGGCTTAGAGCAGTACATAAATTCTCTACCAGTCAATGAATTtgttttctatctatctgtctgtctgtttgctaATTATTTAAGTAGTTTGGCATAATCTTTTATTACTATTTCTAATGAGTAACTACTTTTTTGACTCTTGAAAGTCttgttgttttataattttcCAAATTATAGTCAATACTCATTCTGAATAATTACTAAGTTGGAGACGttgcatttatttcttttcttttttctggaAACATTTTTACACCTCATGTTACAATGTTTTTCACGGCTTTGTTCCCGCATCAGATAGTTGGAGTGGATCCTGAGGGCTCTATCCTTGCTGAGCCGGAGGAGCTTAATAAGACTGATAAGACTCAATATGAGGTTGAGGGCATCGGATATGACTTCATCCCCACTGTTCTGGACAGAtctgtaagtgtgtgtttgCACAGTAGGCTTTGATGCATTTGAAATGACTGTTTGATGTTGAATAATGGCAGTTGACCCTATCGCCATGACCTGTCTTAAATTTTATGTCCTGAAATTGGCATGCCAAGTCACCTTTTTTAATATAGTGCTTtgtacaatacagattgtgtcaaagcagctttacagtgttaaacaggaCAAATGTGTGCAAGAGAACAATAGTAAACAGTAAATTGTCTAGATTAagtcaaagactatagaatacccaagacatgtcactcgtatagttttgaatggggaaaaatgcaacgctcaatataGCCGCTCAATCGCAGGAAGCTTCTAAAACTAAGAGGCACAGTGGGAAAAAAtggtttgatattttagcgTCAATGATATGCTGTTATAGTTTCagttaatattttgaagtagattttactttttacattttctgtttacattgtacatatttatttatttaactttagttattttagtacttaaactttaaactgttgttgGGGGtggttttgttttctgtttgtttgcgTCATCGTGTTGTCAGCTGTAATTGCTAAACTGACTTTCATGAGTGTTTGCCCGTTTTTGTTTGCTGTCTGCACTATATTTAATCGTGACGCTGTGTAACCAATTTCTTTTAAGAAAAATGGCAAATAATAAATGGTTTAAGGTGTCACACACTTCATTCCAGCCAGCGTAAGACAATATCAGTTCAATTTTTACCACATTTACTGTGTCTCAGGTGGTGGATAGTTGGTACAAGTCCAATGATGAAGAGTCCTTTGCCATGTCTCGTATGCTCATCAGAGAGGAGGGTCTTCTGTGCGGTATGTGACTCGCAGCACATCTCTCACGTTTCATATGTGTCAAATTAAGTGTGCATCATCTAAACTGTGTGGTCTGTCACTCTTTGTAGGCGGTAGTTCAGGCACAGCCATGGCTGCAGCAGTGCATGTAGCCAAAGAGTTGAAGGAAGGCCAGCGCTGTGTGGTGATCCTCCCCGACTCCATCCGCAACTACATGTAGGTTTCAGTGTTCCCAGCATTCTAGTGTCCTTAGCTGTgctgtgaatgtgtgttttgtgttgtcTGGTAGATTAAGCATCAACAATACTAATGTGATGTTTTAGACTTTAAACTAGACTGCCGGTATGTTCGGAATTGCATGCTCCAATACTACCAGTGGTGAAGAGCTCTTTTGAAAGTGTAGcttctcaaaatattaaatgtagctaaactAAGCTCATCTTAATTTAGTAGCACTACATGGTGCCAGCTAAAAGTAGCTGTATAAATTTAAAACTATTCAATACAAAAATGGAAATCATCCCTAACGCTGAGGTTTAAAAAGAATAAACTGATATATGTGCGCCCTAAAACAACTAATAAAACTAGAAAACAAATTTAGAACAGTTTTTCAAACTGGGGGGTCGCATaaattcaaaatcaaaattcTAATTTGTGTCCCTGGATTACTGTCGGTCATCTAACATTTCTATCATAAAACAATTGACGTGTATTAAATGTTAAACTAACTTATATCTTACGTTGaactataatacaaataaagaaaaacttcCTTGTTAAAACATGTTAATGTATAtgagattaaattaaaaatgaatgagattaaattaaaaaagttacgTTTTAGTTGGTTACCCCAACACTACTTCCTGATTGAATGGAGTAAGTGTACTCTACATAGTATGCAAATTCCATTTCCCATGACGCAGTGCACTGAAAAGCCACTTGTAACATAGTGAGGTCATGTAACGGCAGTGTAGCATGTATTTCAAAAATCTATCCTTCCAtactatattaaaaattgtatgTATTAAGCTTTATGTAAATGTACCTTTAAAACAATTCTTTGTTCTCCTCACCCCCAGGTCTAAATTTCTTAGTGACAAGTGGATGTGTGAAAAGGGCTTCCTGAGTGAGGAGGATCTTGTTGTCAGCAAGCCATGGTGAGTGTAAATACATACCCACATACGCACGATTTCTTTGGAAGCACCCTTGTTATTTACACGCTGATATCCTGTGCAAATATAGACACTCTATGCTTCTGCTACTACATTACTCTGCATTACAGCTACAGTTCAGCTTCTAAATGTAGAGACATGATCACTCTCCCGAATtagtctgtctgtgtgtcttctTACTGTGAGTTTTTATTCCCCTCCCCCTCCACCCGTCTCTCTGTAGGTGGTGGAATCTGACTCTTCAGGAGCTCCGGCTCTCCGCCCCGCTGACTGTGCTGCCTTTAGTGTCCATTAAGAAGACCATTCAGATCCTGAAAGAGAAGGCTTTTGACCAAGCCCCTGTGGTGGACGAGGCTGGGTACGTCATTCATCCAGAAACCTGTTTAACTAGAATTTGACCATTTTCTCAAGTCCCATGTCCTCGTGGAGGTCACATATCAGTGCTAATCGCTTAAATCAATGCAGTGTCACAATTACCGCATATTCAGTGCTACGTAAGAATAGGTTCAGTTGAAACAATATGGACTACATTAATAAGGATGTCAGAAAATGAGAAGGAgaaaaagtctttaaaaaattGTGTGCGCCATGTTCTTAATATATACTGAAAAAGTTTTAATGATATGCTAGGTAATTTTTTCTTTACACTTTGAATACAAGTCAAatgtacatataaaaaaaattataataatattttaggtagaaatattttacaaatatcatGACGTTTTCTACGCTTATTCCatttgacacatgaaaacatcattttaattaaaatagaagaccaaacacattaacgtgtgtgtgtgtgtgtgtgcctggtATTCCCATCATTATGGGTACCAGTAAGTTTTGACGTTGTAGGGACTTTTTTttgtccccatgaggaaacaagcttgtaaatcatacagaatgtgtttcgaaaacataaaaatgcagaaagttttgtTTGAGGGGAAGAGTTAGTGTAAAGGGgctacagtttgtacagtataaaaaccattacgcctattgAATGCCCCTATAAAACACGGAAacccaatgtgtgtgtgtgtaatatgatTAATTTGAATTCAGATACTGAAAAATTTCATTATAGAGGTCAGTGTCAGTATAATTTTGttggttgtttgttttcttttattagttattttgaattagcttaaTATATTGGTTCTCAATCCTGGTCATTGTAGCACCACAGCTCTTCACATCTCCCTGATTTGTATCATCATCTCATTAGTAGAAGCTCCAAGACTGTCTGATAAGAGGGATGTCTAAAATGCACAGTGCTGGTGGACTTCGAGGACCGAGATTGAGACCTAAAAGAtcagaatagaaaaaaagactGTCATGTCATTAACCTAAAAATACCTAAATGATAAAACAGATGGAAAATGGAGTAAGGTGTGGCTCAGTCTGGTGTCTGGTTTTCTCCCTGTAGGCATATTCTGGGCATGGTCACGTTGGGGAACATGCTCTCATCGGTTCTAGCTGGGAAGGTCAGGCCATCTGATCCCATAAACAAAGTTCTCTACAAACAGTTTAAACAGGTGGGCatgcaaacacagacacacaccccTTTCTGTCATACTGTACTTGCAACAGAAGGACCGAGAAAAAGTATTCACACCACGTTCAAATAAACCTTGAGACATAATAATCCAGTGCATATTGTTGTGGTCTGTAATAAAGACTCTTGCTGTTTTGGTTTCTGAAGTTTGGATGGAGATGTTAATTGTACATGTCGAAGACAATATCAGTACACACAGTGCTACTTAAGCTGTTCTGACAGATGTAATGTGACTCAATAGTCAGCTTGTTTCTCTGCTTGCAGGTGCGCCTAACTGATAACCTGGGCAAACTCTCACGTATCCTTGAGACGGACCATTTCGCCCTTGTTGTGCATGAACAGATTCAGTGTAAGTCATTTGGCTCTCTTACACCTTTTCCTAATCAGTCTGCTTCTCTCCATTTTCTTACTTTTAGTCGTACACTAAATGAGTTTGGGGTTagtatgtatgcatttatgaaattagtaattttattttattttggatgcattaaattgatcaagtaTAACTGTAAAAAGAgttcaaatgttacaaaagatgtccatttgaaataaatgctgttcttttgaactttatattcgcTTGGTAGAAGCTTTCAAATTAGAAAGATGCCAACATGCCCTCAAACTAAATTTGACACGGACTACAATAAATACAGATTACATTTAGTAATGCATTCATGTCGACACTTCGAAATAAAAGGTGGGACCTAAAGCAAAAGTACTGGTGTAAGGAATATAAAGGATTCTCAAAGCCTCTACTTCATGTGACCGAATTAACAGGTTTTGTACAAAGTGTACAAGAGTCTTGCCACACAAAATGCAGCACTATTCAGGAACAACAGTCTTATTCATGGAGCTAAATGCAATATGGCACCGATTCCTGATGTAGGACACGTGTTTTCCTGAACTCCGGATCACTGCTCCACTTTTTGTTGCTCTTTGTGGCAAAGAAATCACTTACATTGTGTATCTGTTCAAGGATGTTACACTTGCTGCTGTGGCAAACTCGGCCAAGTGCTAGAATAACACTACTGTGAACTTTGCTTTTTCAAACGACAATTACCTGACGTTACATAAGAATACAGGGCTGCTttgctaaaattatttttgcactttttggCATGTGTAACGCCAATTTTCTAGACCCCAACAGTGCTATTGTAGCATCgttaatatactattatagttttcgttgtgcatttttgttgttattttttaactaGTATTGTCTACgtagtttgttattttagttcttcaacttcaaaattaaaacagggattctgcagtgcttaaaaaggtcttaaatcagaGGTCTTAAATTCGTAGTcgtggcattaaatgttgcatacactgcaaaaaaattaagattttccAGTATTTTTGTTTACCAATACAatatatctaaacatccttaaatcaagataaatttacttgatgcgaaataaagaaattaagtcTTGAAACTGagcaaaatgaagtgagtttatgattaaaattagaataaatatctgtcaatggggtatgaaaataacttttccatttaaatgaagctgcttttttttttattattggcaGATTTTTGACAGAtaatttgttcttgttttaatcataaactcacttcattttgatcagtTTCACAGGAAACAAAATTTCTCATCTCATGTAATTTTGCTTCCCAAGTAAATGTAacttgatttaagaatctttagacGTTTGCACCGGAAAACAAGTGtcacattctttcttttttcttttttattttaaacagtgtGATCAGAAAGTACAGTAAAACTTATTTCCATATTTCAGTGTTTGGGAGTAGAGTtgttcaaaattaattaaaaagttgcTAACACAACAGCATATTGTGTACTCCCTATAAATGTACTTTTAGAGAACGTGTTccctttaaattataaaattttctTTACTCTGtctttaaaaaatcataattatgaagtACCTTCATAACACCTGCAGAAACCTTGGAATATAGAAaatatcactattattattagttttagttaacgataATAACCCTGGACCCCAGTCAGATGAAGTTCAGTAAATGCAGGCCGTGCTGTCATTGCAGTGGATGGTGTCCGCAGTCTGAATTGCAGTTCCTGTCTTACAGACATGAGCGATGGATCTCCAAAGATGAGGCAGATGGTGTTTGGGGTGGTGACGGCTATTGACCTGCTGAACTATGTGGCCACTCGTGAGCGGAGGGAACGCTCGCTGTCTGAGTGCTCGCTGTCTGAAGATCAGTGAACAACCAAGAGTATGAGAACACAATGCTGGAGTGTCCTTTTCTCTTCTCTCACACAGTTTTTGAGTTTATTTCTCTGTGAGTGGTATGCTCCATGTTAAAGAAGAATTTTGCTTTTATAAGAGCCAGTCAATATAGATTTACatgcacattattttttattttttttctctgtttacCGCATGTTCTTCTTTTATCTctctttattttacattttatctgcTTTGTTAGCCAGTCAGCATAATGAAGTAATATCACAGGTCAGTCAACCACTACTTGTAGATTTGTTTACTTTGCAGATTTGATTTATTAgggtgtatatatttaaatgaatgtattttattcttTCAATAACTCTGCATTCgtttgatttagtttagtttaagtGCTGGATTCAGGTTCTCTCTTGTCTAAGCTACAACTACA from the Onychostoma macrolepis isolate SWU-2019 chromosome 09, ASM1243209v1, whole genome shotgun sequence genome contains:
- the cbsb gene encoding cystathionine beta-synthase b isoform X1, translated to MPSVPSSSESVGTGPVCPHAAKVLTNAANGESGINGEAKLKTDAVLNGKAAHKLSVNETNGHHLKSVNVEHIENGSESTMERKWIRPDLPSRCTWKLGDPNTESPHKHFQQTKTPSILPNILSRIGETPLVRMNKIPKAFGLKCELLAKCEFFNAGGSVKDRISLRMVEDAERDGILKPGDTIIEPTSGNTGIGLALAAAVKGYRCIIVMPEKMSMEKVDVLRALGAEIVRTPTSARFDSPESHVGVAWRLKNEIPNAHILDQYRNPSNPLAHYDTTAEEILEQCDGKIDMLVAGAGTGGTITGIARKLKEKCPNIKIVGVDPEGSILAEPEELNKTDKTQYEVEGIGYDFIPTVLDRSVVDSWYKSNDEESFAMSRMLIREEGLLCGGSSGTAMAAAVHVAKELKEGQRCVVILPDSIRNYMSKFLSDKWMCEKGFLSEEDLVVSKPWWWNLTLQELRLSAPLTVLPLVSIKKTIQILKEKAFDQAPVVDEAGHILGMVTLGNMLSSVLAGKVRPSDPINKVLYKQFKQVRLTDNLGKLSRILETDHFALVVHEQIQLDGVRSLNCSSCLTDMSDGSPKMRQMVFGVVTAIDLLNYVATRERRERSLSECSLSEDQ
- the cbsb gene encoding cystathionine beta-synthase b isoform X2, translated to MPSVPSSSESVGTGPVCPHAAKVLTNAANGESGINGEAKLKTDAVLNGKAAHKLSVNETNGHHLKSVNVEHIENGSESTMERKWIRPDLPSRCTWKLGDPNTESPHKHFQQTKTPSILPNILSRIGETPLVRMNKIPKAFGLKCELLAKCEFFNAGGSVKDRISLRMVEDAERDGILKPGDTIIEPTSGNTGIGLALAAAVKGYRCIIVMPEKMSMEKVDVLRALGAEIVRTPTSARFDSPESHVGVAWRLKNEIPNAHILDQYRNPSNPLAHYDTTAEEILEQCDGKIDMLVAGAGTGGTITGIARKLKEKCPNIKIVGVDPEGSILAEPEELNKTDKTQYEVEGIGYDFIPTVLDRSVVDSWYKSNDEESFAMSRMLIREEGLLCGGSSGTAMAAAVHVAKELKEGQRCVVILPDSIRNYMSKFLSDKWMCEKGFLSEEDLVVSKPWWWNLTLQELRLSAPLTVLPLVSIKKTIQILKEKAFDQAPVVDEAGHILGMVTLGNMLSSVLAGKVRPSDPINKVLYKQFKQVRLTDNLGKLSRILETDHFALVVHEQIQYMSDGSPKMRQMVFGVVTAIDLLNYVATRERRERSLSECSLSEDQ
- the cbsb gene encoding cystathionine beta-synthase b isoform X3, translated to MPSVPSSSESVGTGPVCPHAAKVLTNAANGESGINGEAKLKTDAVLNGKAAHKLSVNETNGHHLKSVNVEHIENGSESTMERKWIRPDLPSRCTWKLGDPNTESPHKHFQQTKTPSILPNILSRIGETPLVRMNKIPKAFGLKCELLAKCEFFNAGGSVKDRISLRMVEDAERDGILKPGDTIIEPTSGNTGIGLALAAAVKGYRCIIVMPEKMSMEKVDVLRALGAEIVRTPTSARFDSPESHVGVAWRLKNEIPNAHILDQYRNPSNPLAHYDTTAEEILEQCDGKIDMLVAGAGTGGTITGIARKLKEKCPNIKIVGVDPEGSILAEPEELNKTDKTQYEVEGIGYDFIPTVLDRSVVDSWYKSNDEESFAMSRMLIREEGLLCGGSSGTAMAAAVHVAKELKEGQRCVVILPDSIRNYMSKFLSDKWMCEKGFLSEEDLVVSKPWWWNLTLQELRLSAPLTVLPLVSIKKTIQILKEKAFDQAPVVDEAGRSSKTV